Below is a genomic region from Fusobacterium sp. FSA-380-WT-3A.
TAGACATAGTTATAGAACCACCTAATCCTACAAGGGTTCCAAAAGAAGATAAAAAAGCTACTATAGGTCCACAAACTCCAACTCCTGCTAATGCTAAACTTCCTATTTCTGGAATATGTCCTATATACATTCTATCTACTATACTATAAAGTAAATTAACAAGTTGAGCTAACATTGTAGGTATGGCCAATTTAAAAACTAATCCAAGAACAAAATCTTTTCCTAAATCATTTGATAATTTCATAATGTTCACCTTTTTTAATTTTTATTTTCAGCAAAGTATAGTATAACATATTATTTAATTAAAGAAAATACCTATAAAAATTTTTTAATATATTTAATTTTTTATTTATATTTTTATTTATAATTCTAAAAAATACCATTTAAATATAATAAAATTATATTTTTTAGTAAACTCAATATTATAAAAAATCGTTCTCCTTTATAAGATTATCAATAATAAATAAAATTTCTAAAATTAAAAATATTTTCATAATTTATAAAATAAATTGAACAATTAAAAAATTATACTATTTAAATAAAAAAGAGTTATTATAAATTAAAAAAGTATAATAACTCCTTCATTCTTTATTTTATTCTCTCAACTTCAAGATTAAATATTTTTCCATTTATTTTTACACTATATTTTCTCATTACAAATTCATCTTTTTCTTCTACATTAAATCTATCATATGAAGAAATCTTTTCTATTATTTCATTTATAGATTTCAAAGAGTTTAAAGCTTCATCTAAAGAATATCTTTTAAATCTTATTTTTGAACCTGGTGTTGCTTGAGCAAGTTTTGGTAAATCACTAGAAATTACATTTCCTATCTTTGTATATCCTCCTGTAGTTTGTCTATCTGCCATCATTATTATTGGTTGACCACTACCTGGTACTTGAATAGCTCCAAAAGTTATTCCATCAGAAATTATATCTCCTCCATTTTTATGTTCTATTGTTTCTCCAGATACAGAAGATAATCTAATTCCCATTCTATCACTTTCCTGAGTTACTGTATATACTTCATTAAAGAAAGTTTCAATACCTTTTTCTGTAAAATGGTCATCTTGTTGTCCTAGTATAACCCCAACTTCTATTTCTTTTTGATATTTAGGTATATATTCATCTTTTAATTTTAATATATTCTCTTCAGTAGAGTTTCCTATAGATAAAACATCATTAGTCATAAGTTTTCTACCTTGGAAACCACCTATTTTTGCTTTTAAATTTGTTGATTTACTATTCATAATTACTGGAACATCTATTCCACCTGAAAAAGCTATATAATTTCTAAGCCCAGATTTACAAATTCCCATTTTTAAAATGTCACCTTTCTTAGCTTTATAACTTTTCCATAATTCTATTTTTTCTTTATTTAAAGACGAGTCGCATTGAGCTCCTGTTATTGAAAACATTGTATCTTTCAAAAATTCTACTTTTATTCCTTTTAAAGTTGTTTCCAATACTGCTTCTTCCTGAGAATTTCCAACAAGGATATTAGCGATTCTAGCTGAAAAATTATCCATTACACCTGAAGCAGAAACTCCATATCTTTGATAACCATATCTTCCTAAATCTTGTACAGTTGTTAAAAGTCCTGCATCTAAAATTTTTAAAGTTTCCATTATTATTCCTCCTTCAAGTAACGCTTTTCAACATAAGTTTTATTTTTCACTTGTTCAAGAATATCCTTATATTCTTTTTCAGAAACAGATACAAATTTTATATATTCCCCAGCCTTTAATAAAAATGGTTTTTCATTTTCTGGATCAAATAAATTTAAAGGAGTTCTTCCTAATAATTGCCACCCTCCAGGACTTTCAATTGGATATACCCCTGTTTGTTCCCCAGCTATTCCTACTGATCCTCCAGGTATTTTTGTTCTTGGTGTTTTTAATCTAGGAGTTGCTATTCTCTTATCCATTCCTCCTAAATATGGGAATCCTGGCGTGAATCCCAACATATATACTAAATATTCCCCAGATGTATGGATTGATATAACTTCTTCTACTGAAAGTTCATTGTGAGAAGCTATATTTTCTATATCTGGACCATATTCTCCACCATATAAAACTGGTATTTCCACTATTTCTTTTTTTATTTTTACTATATTAGAATCTTCTACCTTACAATTTTTTTCTACTATTCCTTTTAATTCATCAAAAGAAATTACAAAAGGGTCATAGTAAACTATAATTGACCTATAAGTAGGTAATAAATCTTTTATACCTTTATGATTTAATGAAT
It encodes:
- a CDS encoding biotin-dependent carboxyltransferase family protein, producing the protein METLKILDAGLLTTVQDLGRYGYQRYGVSASGVMDNFSARIANILVGNSQEEAVLETTLKGIKVEFLKDTMFSITGAQCDSSLNKEKIELWKSYKAKKGDILKMGICKSGLRNYIAFSGGIDVPVIMNSKSTNLKAKIGGFQGRKLMTNDVLSIGNSTEENILKLKDEYIPKYQKEIEVGVILGQQDDHFTEKGIETFFNEVYTVTQESDRMGIRLSSVSGETIEHKNGGDIISDGITFGAIQVPGSGQPIIMMADRQTTGGYTKIGNVISSDLPKLAQATPGSKIRFKRYSLDEALNSLKSINEIIEKISSYDRFNVEEKDEFVMRKYSVKINGKIFNLEVERIK
- the pxpB gene encoding 5-oxoprolinase subunit PxpB is translated as MKFLKAGDSALIIELGNEISPIINYNLKKITEYLDSLNHKGIKDLLPTYRSIIVYYDPFVISFDELKGIVEKNCKVEDSNIVKIKKEIVEIPVLYGGEYGPDIENIASHNELSVEEVISIHTSGEYLVYMLGFTPGFPYLGGMDKRIATPRLKTPRTKIPGGSVGIAGEQTGVYPIESPGGWQLLGRTPLNLFDPENEKPFLLKAGEYIKFVSVSEKEYKDILEQVKNKTYVEKRYLKEE